A single region of the Plasmodium malariae genome assembly, chromosome: 7 genome encodes:
- the HoMu gene encoding RNA-binding protein musashi, putative gives MTSEENVNYNSMRSNSHSSQDKKSVEHNSNEKVLKEDESEVEKLRRLIAPLSKEQLIDILATCALTHQDIREKCNEAVASSPSTRRLMIRNIPFSTRDDQFLKYFEAFGEIEDGIIVREKEGRSKGYGFVTFKYVESVQKCLKSSHTLDNKELQVRLVADPFTDHYQNKLFVRNLSQKTNVGTLRDIFEKYGKLEECVIIHDNEGKSKGYGFLTFSSPKEAFKVMQQPERIIDNRVVFLHFAVSQNYKKYQNNQNYIKKNQNYNYYQKNNMNNRNNFVRRAPVYHHDNDSPNTFNYPVSFVPNVYTNVPQGYQLNYPGNMDSFNAFYNNPRY, from the coding sequence ATGACATCAGAAGAAAACGTAAACTACAACTCAATGAGATCAAATTCACATTCATCACAGGATAAAAAAAGTGTTGAACATAATTCGAAtgaaaaagttttaaaagAAGATGAATCAGAAGTAGAAAAATTAAGACGATTAATTGCACCATTATCTAAAGAACAGTTAATAGATATATTAGCTACATGCGCTTTAACTCATCAAGATATACGTGAAAAGTGTAACGAAGCAGTAGCGTCATCACCTTCAACAAGAAGGCTAATGATCAGAAATATTCCATTTAGTACAAGAGATGaccaatttttaaaatattttgaagcTTTTGGTGAAATTGAAGATGGTATAATAGTTAGGGAAAAAGAAGGTAGATCGAAAGGTTATGGTTTTGttacatttaaatatgtCGAATCTGTTCAGAAATGCCTAAAAAGTAGTCATACATTAGATAACAAAGAATTACAGGTACGTTTAGTAGCTGACCCTTTTACAGATCattatcaaaataaattatttgttcGAAATTTATCTCAAAAAACGAATGTTGGTACATTACGAgatatttttgaaaagtaTGGTAAATTGGAAGAATGTGTTATAATACATGATAATGAAGGAAAATCAAAAGGTTATGGTTTTTTAACCTTTTCTTCACCAAAAGAAGCTTTTAAAGTTATGCAACAACCTGAACGCATTATTGATAATAGAGTAGTTTTCTTACATTTTGCTGTGTCccagaattataaaaaatatcagaacaatcaaaattatataaaaaaaaatcaaaattataattattatcaaaaaaacaATATGAATAATCGTAACAATTTTGTTAGAAGAGCACCAGTGTATCATCACGATAATGATTCGCCaaatacttttaattatCCGGTATCATTTGTTCCAAATGTATATACGAATGTTCCACAGGGGTATCAGCTGAACTATCCAGGTAATATGGATTCTTTTAATGCCTTCTATAACAATCCAAGatattaa
- the PmUG01_07028000 gene encoding ubiquitin fusion degradation protein 1, putative has protein sequence MIKIILCVLLTFAFTMNTSVDSKNAATNNISYISAKHNIRRCKPYLSIFTRMKNYTIKTIYKTKLLTYVNDINNLNLLNDKNEFYLISLPLSDKFNPFDGTFCHNNIQHSDKASLPLFIYDLLLNKHIEVPWNFVIEKVDIKKKLIYQNMSMLDVNKLCEYQNINKLDRVFINVLDFKAKKNFIFLPTWVMKSLQLNCFDVVRLRFVKLDTASSVILQPHHKKFFEMSEPKKKLEEKLRYYSCLTKNSTIRINYDSFDYYFDIIRLDTEKKKNVEVASIQDADVVFDFVKEKYNT, from the exons atgattaaaattattttatgtgtCCTTCTAACTTTTGCATTTACTATGA ACACCAGTGTTGACTCGAAAAATGCAGCTACAAATAACATATCTTACATATCGGCAAAGCATAACATTCGTAGATGCAAGCCttatttatccatttttacAAGAATGAAGAATTACACTATTAAGACTATATATAAGACAAAA CTTTTAACATATGTAAATGatataaacaatttaaatttattaaatgacAAGAATGAGTTTTATTTGATCTCCCTACCACTTAGCGATAAATTTAACCCGTTCGATG GTACATTTTGCCATAACAATATTCAGCATAGTGATAAAGCCTCCTTacctttatttatatacgatcta CTacttaataaacatattgaAGTTCCTTGGAATTTTGTCATCGAAAAAgttgatataaaaaaaaaattaatttatcaaaatatgAGCATGCTCGATGTAAACAAGCTGTGTGAGTACCAAAATATTAACA AACTAGACAGGGTTTTCATCAACGTTTTGGATTtcaaagcaaaaaaaaattttatctttttgcCAACTTGGGTTATGAAATCGTTGCAGCTGAA ctGCTTCGACGTAGTAAGACTAAGATTCGTAAAATTGGACACAGCCTCCAGTGTTATTTTGCAGCCACACCATAAAAAGTTCTTTGAAATGAGCGAGCCAAAa aaaaaattagaagAGAAGTTAAGGTACTATTCTTGCCTTACAAAAAACAGCACAATACGTATTAACTACGACTCCTTTGACTACTATTTTGACATTATTAGACTTGACACTG aaaaaaagaaaaatgttgaAGTGGCTTCTATACAAGATGCGGATGTGGTTTTTGATTTcgtaaaggaaaaatataatacataa
- the PmUG01_07028100 gene encoding methyltransferase, putative, whose protein sequence is MTPSKLHKLSYWEEVYKNELENYEESNIELEEWFEENCDKIINWIDKNFKEKKSISILDIGCGNGLFLHKLYNRGFLNLYGFDFSNSAIELAKKWFNINNANNIYVQVLDICNIEKELNKNSKLMNDYKLLNDKGTFDIFFMNNKQNEYFKQISFFFRWHTLLCITSCNACKEEILYIINNFNKSCSKFKLSLMDEIFYESITFSGRSGQIITTLIFKCS, encoded by the coding sequence ATGACTCCATCCAAGTTACATAAATTGAGCTACTGGGAAGaagtttataaaaatgaattggAAAATTACGAAGAGTCAAATATTGAATTAGAAGAATGGTTTGAGGAAAATtgtgataaaataattaattggattgacaaaaattttaaagaaaaaaagagtataTCAATACTTGATATAGGCTGTGGAAATGGATTATtcttacataaattatataatagaggttttttaaatttatatggtTTTGATTTTTCAAATAGTGCTATAGAGTTAGCCAAAAAATggtttaatattaataatgcgaacaatatatatgtacaagtgttagatatttgtaatattgaaaaggagttaaataaaaattcgaaattaatgaatgactataaattattaaatgataagggaacatttgatatattttttatgaataataaacagaatgaatattttaaacaaatatcatttttctttcGATGGCATACACTTTTATGTATTACATCATGTAACGCATGTAAGGaggaaatattatatattattaacaacTTCAACAAGAGCTGctcaaaatttaaattatctttAATGGATGAAATATTCTATGAATCCATAACATTTTCGGGAAGAAGCGGTCAGATTATTACTACATTGATTTTTAAATGTTCCTAA